The proteins below are encoded in one region of Sminthopsis crassicaudata isolate SCR6 chromosome 1, ASM4859323v1, whole genome shotgun sequence:
- the NARS1 gene encoding asparagine--tRNA ligase, cytoplasmic isoform X1, whose amino-acid sequence MALEVTHAVAGLRLGELYVSDREGSDATGDGTKEKPFKTGLKALMTAGKEPFPTIYVDSQKENERWDVISKSQLKNIKKIWNRERMKNESREQKEAEDILRREKNLEEAKKITIKQDPNLPEAKCVKICALEAHRGQRVKVFGWVHRLRRQGKNLMFLILRDGTGYLQCVLSDELCQCYNGVVLSTESSVAVYGTLNLTPEGKQAPGGHELSCDYWELIGLAPAGGADNLINEESDVDVQLNNRYMMIRGENMSKILKARSVVTRCFRDHFFDRGYYEVTPPTLVQTQVEGGATLFKLDYFGEEAFLTQSSQLYLETCIPALGDVFCIAQSYRAEQSRTRRHLAEYTHIEAECPFLTFDDLLNRLEDLVCDVVDRVLKSPAASLLYDLNPTFTPPKRPFKRMNYSDAIVWLKEHDVKKEDGTYYEFGEDIPEAPERLMTDTINEPILLCRFPVEIKSFYMQRCPEDSRLTESVDVLMPNVGEIVGGSMRIWDSEELLKGYKREGIDPTPYYWYTDQRKYGTCPHGGYGLGLERFLTWILNRYHIRDVCLYPRFVQRCKP is encoded by the exons ATGGCTTTGGAGGTGACCCACGCTGTCGCTGGGCTCCGGCTGG GGGAACTCTACGTCTCAGATCGAGAGGGAAGTGATGCAACTGGTgatggaacaaaggaaaaacctTTTAAAACAGGCCTAAAG gctttGATGACAGCAGGAAAGGAGCCATTTCCTACCATTTATGTAGattcacaaaaagaaaatgag agaTGGGATGTTATTTCCAAGTCACAgctgaaaaacattaaaaaaatatggaacaggGAACGAATGAAGAATGAATCCCGAGAGCAAAAAGAG GCTGAAGacattttaagaagagaaaaaaacctagaagaagcaaagaaaattacCATTAAACAGGATCCAAATCTTCCAGAGGCAAAATGT GTAAAGATTTGTGCTTTGGAAGCACATCGAGGGCAACGTGTGAAGGTGTTTGGCTGGGTCCACAGGTTACGTAGGCAAG ggaaGAATTTAATGTTTCTTATATTAAGAGATGGTACAGGATATCTTCAGTGTGTCTTGTCAGATGAACTG TGTCAGTGTTACAATGGAGTGGTCTTGTCTACAGAGAGTAGTGTGGCAGTATATGGAACACTCAATCTTACACCAGAAGGCAAGCAG GCACCAGGAGGCCATGAGCTGAGCTGTGACTATTGGGAATTGATTGGTTTAGCTCCTGCTGGAGGAGCTGATAACCTTATAAATGAAGAATCTGATGTAGATGTCCAGCTTAATAACAGATACATGATGATCCGAGGAGAGAACATGTCCAAAATCTTGAAAGCGCGTTCAGTGGTCACCAGATGCTTTAGAGATCACTTTTTTGATAGGGGATATTATGAA GTCACTCCTCCAACATTAGTACAAACACAGGTAGAAGGTGGTGCCACACTTTTCAAGCTTGACTATTTTGGAGAGGAGGCATTTTTGACCCAGTCATCACAGTTGTATTTGGAGACTTGCATCCCCGCTTTGGGAGATGTCTTTTGTATTGCTCAGTCATATAGAGCAGAACAATCCAGGACTCGAAGACATCTAGCAGA GTACACTCACATTGAAGCTGAGTGCCCTTTCCTGACTTTTGATGACCTTCTAAACCGTTTGGAAGACCTGGTTTGTGATGTAGTAGACAGGGTCTTGAAATCACCTGCAGCAAGTTTATTATATGACCTCAATCCG aCTTTCACACCCCCCAAAAGACCTTTTAAACGGATGAACTACTCAGATGCCATCGTGTGGCTAAAGGAACATGATGTAAAGAAGGAGGATGGCACCTATTATGAATTTGGAGAA GAtatcccagaagcccctgagagACTGATGACAGACACCATTAATGAACCAATCTTGCTGTGTCGATTTCCTGTAGAGATCAAGTCCTTCTATATGCAGCGATGTCCTGAGGATTCCCGGCTTACTGAATCT gtAGATGTGTTGATGCCTAATGTTGGTGAGATTGTGGGAGGTTCCATGCGTATCTGGGATAGCGAAGAACTGCTAAAGGGATATAAGAGAGAGGGTATTGACCCTACTCCCTACTACTGGTATACTGATCAG aGAAAGTATGGTACATGCCCTCATGGAGGGTATGGCTTGGGCTTGGAACGTTTCTTAACTTGGATTTTGAACAGATACCATATCCGAGATGTGTGCCTGTACCCACGCTTTGTCCAGCGCTGTAAACCCTAA
- the NARS1 gene encoding asparagine--tRNA ligase, cytoplasmic isoform X2, with protein MVLGELYVSDREGSDATGDGTKEKPFKTGLKALMTAGKEPFPTIYVDSQKENERWDVISKSQLKNIKKIWNRERMKNESREQKEAEDILRREKNLEEAKKITIKQDPNLPEAKCVKICALEAHRGQRVKVFGWVHRLRRQGKNLMFLILRDGTGYLQCVLSDELCQCYNGVVLSTESSVAVYGTLNLTPEGKQAPGGHELSCDYWELIGLAPAGGADNLINEESDVDVQLNNRYMMIRGENMSKILKARSVVTRCFRDHFFDRGYYEVTPPTLVQTQVEGGATLFKLDYFGEEAFLTQSSQLYLETCIPALGDVFCIAQSYRAEQSRTRRHLAEYTHIEAECPFLTFDDLLNRLEDLVCDVVDRVLKSPAASLLYDLNPTFTPPKRPFKRMNYSDAIVWLKEHDVKKEDGTYYEFGEDIPEAPERLMTDTINEPILLCRFPVEIKSFYMQRCPEDSRLTESVDVLMPNVGEIVGGSMRIWDSEELLKGYKREGIDPTPYYWYTDQRKYGTCPHGGYGLGLERFLTWILNRYHIRDVCLYPRFVQRCKP; from the exons GGGAACTCTACGTCTCAGATCGAGAGGGAAGTGATGCAACTGGTgatggaacaaaggaaaaacctTTTAAAACAGGCCTAAAG gctttGATGACAGCAGGAAAGGAGCCATTTCCTACCATTTATGTAGattcacaaaaagaaaatgag agaTGGGATGTTATTTCCAAGTCACAgctgaaaaacattaaaaaaatatggaacaggGAACGAATGAAGAATGAATCCCGAGAGCAAAAAGAG GCTGAAGacattttaagaagagaaaaaaacctagaagaagcaaagaaaattacCATTAAACAGGATCCAAATCTTCCAGAGGCAAAATGT GTAAAGATTTGTGCTTTGGAAGCACATCGAGGGCAACGTGTGAAGGTGTTTGGCTGGGTCCACAGGTTACGTAGGCAAG ggaaGAATTTAATGTTTCTTATATTAAGAGATGGTACAGGATATCTTCAGTGTGTCTTGTCAGATGAACTG TGTCAGTGTTACAATGGAGTGGTCTTGTCTACAGAGAGTAGTGTGGCAGTATATGGAACACTCAATCTTACACCAGAAGGCAAGCAG GCACCAGGAGGCCATGAGCTGAGCTGTGACTATTGGGAATTGATTGGTTTAGCTCCTGCTGGAGGAGCTGATAACCTTATAAATGAAGAATCTGATGTAGATGTCCAGCTTAATAACAGATACATGATGATCCGAGGAGAGAACATGTCCAAAATCTTGAAAGCGCGTTCAGTGGTCACCAGATGCTTTAGAGATCACTTTTTTGATAGGGGATATTATGAA GTCACTCCTCCAACATTAGTACAAACACAGGTAGAAGGTGGTGCCACACTTTTCAAGCTTGACTATTTTGGAGAGGAGGCATTTTTGACCCAGTCATCACAGTTGTATTTGGAGACTTGCATCCCCGCTTTGGGAGATGTCTTTTGTATTGCTCAGTCATATAGAGCAGAACAATCCAGGACTCGAAGACATCTAGCAGA GTACACTCACATTGAAGCTGAGTGCCCTTTCCTGACTTTTGATGACCTTCTAAACCGTTTGGAAGACCTGGTTTGTGATGTAGTAGACAGGGTCTTGAAATCACCTGCAGCAAGTTTATTATATGACCTCAATCCG aCTTTCACACCCCCCAAAAGACCTTTTAAACGGATGAACTACTCAGATGCCATCGTGTGGCTAAAGGAACATGATGTAAAGAAGGAGGATGGCACCTATTATGAATTTGGAGAA GAtatcccagaagcccctgagagACTGATGACAGACACCATTAATGAACCAATCTTGCTGTGTCGATTTCCTGTAGAGATCAAGTCCTTCTATATGCAGCGATGTCCTGAGGATTCCCGGCTTACTGAATCT gtAGATGTGTTGATGCCTAATGTTGGTGAGATTGTGGGAGGTTCCATGCGTATCTGGGATAGCGAAGAACTGCTAAAGGGATATAAGAGAGAGGGTATTGACCCTACTCCCTACTACTGGTATACTGATCAG aGAAAGTATGGTACATGCCCTCATGGAGGGTATGGCTTGGGCTTGGAACGTTTCTTAACTTGGATTTTGAACAGATACCATATCCGAGATGTGTGCCTGTACCCACGCTTTGTCCAGCGCTGTAAACCCTAA